The following coding sequences lie in one Amycolatopsis cihanbeyliensis genomic window:
- a CDS encoding acetyl-CoA C-acetyltransferase: MAEAYIVDALRTPVGRRGGGLSAVHSADLAAHVIGALVRRAGVDPALVDDVVLGCTDTLGPQSGNIARTAWLAGGLPDQVPGVTVDRQCGSSQQAVHFAAQAVLSGTMDLVLAGGVQNMSQIPISAAMLAGGEYGFDDPFSGSKGWRQRYGAAEISQFRAAELIAKHWDISREAMEEFAYRSHRRAIAAIDAGRFDRETVPFGDLVADEGPRRDTSLERMAGLSPLTEGSRLTAAVASQISDGASATLLASERFVAEHGLRPRARVHHLSVRAADPVWMLTGPIPATAHALRRTGLKVEEIDVFEVNEAFASVVLAWLEETGADPERVNVNGGGIALGHPIGATGTKLFATLLHELERGGGRYGLQTMCEGGGTANVTIIERL, encoded by the coding sequence ATGGCCGAGGCGTACATCGTGGACGCGCTGCGGACCCCGGTCGGCAGGCGTGGCGGCGGGTTGAGCGCGGTGCACAGCGCGGACCTGGCCGCACACGTGATCGGGGCGCTCGTGCGGCGCGCCGGTGTCGATCCCGCGCTGGTGGACGACGTCGTCCTCGGCTGCACCGACACGCTGGGCCCGCAGTCCGGCAACATCGCCCGCACGGCGTGGCTGGCCGGGGGTCTCCCGGACCAGGTGCCGGGGGTGACCGTCGACCGGCAGTGTGGTTCCAGCCAGCAGGCGGTGCATTTCGCCGCGCAGGCGGTGCTGTCCGGCACGATGGATCTGGTGCTGGCCGGCGGGGTGCAGAACATGAGCCAGATCCCGATCAGCGCCGCGATGCTGGCCGGCGGGGAGTACGGTTTCGACGATCCTTTCTCCGGGTCGAAGGGCTGGCGGCAGCGCTACGGCGCGGCGGAGATCTCCCAGTTCCGCGCCGCGGAGCTGATCGCCAAGCACTGGGACATCTCCCGGGAGGCGATGGAGGAGTTCGCCTACCGGAGCCACCGGCGCGCGATCGCGGCGATCGACGCGGGCCGCTTCGACCGGGAGACGGTGCCCTTCGGCGATCTGGTGGCGGACGAGGGACCCCGCAGGGACACCAGCCTGGAGCGGATGGCCGGGCTGTCGCCGCTGACCGAGGGCTCGCGGCTGACCGCGGCCGTGGCCAGCCAGATCTCCGACGGCGCCAGCGCGACGCTGCTGGCCTCCGAGCGTTTCGTCGCCGAGCACGGCCTGCGCCCGCGAGCGCGGGTGCATCACCTCTCGGTGCGGGCCGCCGACCCGGTGTGGATGCTGACCGGCCCGATCCCGGCGACGGCGCATGCCCTGCGCAGGACCGGGCTGAAGGTCGAGGAGATCGACGTGTTCGAGGTCAACGAGGCCTTCGCCAGCGTGGTGCTGGCCTGGTTGGAGGAGACCGGTGCCGACCCGGAACGGGTCAACGTCAACGGCGGCGGCATCGCCCTCGGCCACCCCATCGGCGCCACCGGCACCAAGCTGTTCGCCACCCTGCTGCATGAGCTGGAGCGCGGGGGTGGGCGTTACGGCCTGCAGACGATGTGCGAGGGCGGCGGCACCGCCAACGTGACGATCATCGAGCGTCTCTGA
- a CDS encoding transglutaminase-like domain-containing protein — MTVATGRSALEAELSLRVTKPGRLALSVAAAESAGVDTERLEIEGPSGSIPAVPPAELPHGTKIHVLDLPPGEVTISYRAERDGGPVEPIPLTEADLITYTRPSRYCPSDRMIGIALADFGRLPDPLSKVRAIVSYVAQRLVYVSGSSRPTDGALDTLLAGEGVCRDFAHLCVTYCRGLDIPARFVSVYAPGLSPMDFHAVFEAAIDGRWYMFDASRLAPRSSMVRIATGRDAADTAFLSTLGSEIDLRTTRVNATVVPATRIEEITDLVALA, encoded by the coding sequence ATGACCGTCGCGACCGGACGAAGCGCCCTCGAAGCCGAACTCTCCCTGCGCGTCACCAAACCGGGCAGACTCGCGCTGTCGGTCGCGGCGGCGGAGTCCGCCGGGGTCGACACGGAACGGCTGGAGATCGAGGGGCCGTCCGGGTCGATCCCCGCCGTACCGCCTGCCGAGCTCCCGCACGGCACCAAGATCCACGTGCTGGACCTGCCCCCGGGCGAGGTCACCATTTCCTACCGGGCCGAGCGGGACGGCGGCCCCGTCGAGCCGATCCCGTTGACGGAGGCCGACCTGATCACCTACACGCGGCCGAGCCGGTACTGCCCTTCCGACCGGATGATCGGTATCGCGCTCGCCGACTTCGGCAGGCTGCCGGATCCGCTGAGCAAGGTGCGGGCGATCGTCAGCTACGTGGCGCAGCGGCTGGTGTACGTGTCCGGTTCCAGCAGGCCGACCGACGGTGCGCTGGACACGCTGCTGGCGGGCGAGGGTGTCTGCCGGGACTTCGCGCACCTGTGTGTCACCTACTGCCGCGGACTGGACATCCCGGCCAGGTTCGTTTCGGTGTACGCACCAGGATTGTCCCCGATGGACTTCCACGCCGTGTTCGAGGCGGCGATCGACGGCCGCTGGTACATGTTCGACGCGAGCCGCCTCGCGCCCCGATCGAGCATGGTCCGGATCGCGACCGGAAGGGACGCGGCCGACACGGCCTTCCTGAGCACCCTGGGCAGCGAGATCGACCTGCGAACCACCAGGGTGAACGCCACGGTCGTACCGGCGACGCGCATCGAGGAGATCACCGATCTCGTCGCGCTCGCCTGA
- a CDS encoding CoA-transferase subunit beta produces the protein MNAPTRAEVAAVACAELFRGDGEIVASPMGLLPALGARLARLTFEPDLLLSDGEALLLASTPGVEEPVVEGWQPFRRMLDTVVPHGKRHVVMGANQIDRYGNQNISAIGAHAKPKRQLLGVRGAPGNTVNHRTSYWVPRHSTRVFAERVDVVSGVGYDRAREAGARRFHDVHRVVTNLGVLDFGGPEHRMRLVSVHPGVTVAEVESSTGFELDTTAVGESRPPTAEELRLLREVLDPTASRDKEVPS, from the coding sequence GTGAACGCACCGACCCGCGCCGAGGTCGCCGCCGTGGCCTGCGCCGAGTTGTTCCGCGGCGACGGCGAGATCGTGGCCAGCCCGATGGGGCTGCTGCCCGCGCTCGGGGCCAGGCTGGCCCGGCTGACCTTCGAACCGGATCTGCTGCTCTCCGACGGCGAGGCGCTGCTGCTCGCCAGCACCCCGGGTGTCGAGGAGCCGGTGGTCGAGGGGTGGCAGCCGTTCCGCCGGATGCTGGACACCGTGGTGCCGCACGGGAAACGGCATGTCGTGATGGGCGCCAACCAGATCGACCGCTACGGCAACCAGAACATCTCCGCCATCGGCGCGCACGCCAAGCCGAAACGGCAGTTGCTGGGCGTGCGGGGCGCACCGGGCAACACGGTCAACCATCGCACCAGCTACTGGGTTCCCCGGCACAGCACGCGGGTGTTCGCCGAGCGGGTGGACGTGGTGTCCGGGGTCGGCTACGACCGGGCGCGGGAGGCGGGTGCGCGGCGCTTCCACGACGTGCACCGGGTGGTGACCAACCTCGGCGTGCTGGACTTCGGTGGGCCCGAGCACCGGATGCGGCTGGTCTCGGTACATCCGGGGGTCACCGTGGCCGAGGTGGAGTCGAGCACGGGCTTCGAGCTGGACACCACCGCGGTCGGCGAGAGCAGGCCGCCGACCGCGGAGGAGTTGCGCCTGCTGCGCGAGGTACTCGATCCCACGGCGTCGCGGGACAAGGAAGTACCGTCGTGA
- a CDS encoding pyridoxamine 5'-phosphate oxidase family protein → MTTWQRFEAEAPGLAAEVRARLEEYNHHVLATLRRDGSPRLSGTEVEFRGPDLTIGMMLGAVKARDLRRDPRYALHTNPGEASMEEGDAKLSGVAVEVTDPAEFEALVGAEAPAGSFDLFLLRLDRVTLTAVRNDVLIIESWRPGEPRVRYERMPNGPAVRIVLRS, encoded by the coding sequence ATGACGACATGGCAGCGGTTCGAAGCGGAAGCACCCGGCTTGGCCGCCGAGGTCCGCGCGCGGCTGGAAGAGTACAACCACCACGTGCTGGCCACGCTGCGGCGGGACGGCTCACCGCGGCTCAGCGGCACCGAGGTCGAGTTCCGTGGCCCGGACCTCACCATCGGGATGATGCTGGGCGCGGTGAAGGCGCGGGACCTGCGTCGCGACCCACGCTACGCGTTGCACACCAATCCGGGTGAGGCCTCGATGGAGGAGGGTGACGCGAAGCTGTCCGGGGTGGCGGTCGAGGTCACCGATCCGGCGGAGTTCGAGGCGCTCGTGGGGGCGGAGGCCCCGGCGGGTTCCTTCGACCTGTTCCTGCTGCGGCTCGACCGGGTGACGCTGACCGCGGTCCGCAACGATGTCCTGATCATCGAGTCCTGGCGGCCCGGCGAGCCGAGGGTGCGGTACGAGCGGATGCCGAACGGCCCTGCGGTCCGCATCGTCCTTCGCTCCTGA
- a CDS encoding enoyl-CoA hydratase family protein — MSTPITTDRGEPGITTVTVNAPPVNALTVRGWFDLAEAVTAAGRDPACHVVLLRAEGRGFNAGVDLKEIQRDDGFHALIGANQGCAAAFSAIYDCAVPVIAAVHGFCLGGGIGLVGNADVVVASEDASFGLPEVDRGALGAATHLARLVPQHLMRALYYTASTIDAHQLHHHGSVYAVVPRGELDEAALEVARRIATKDTAVIRAAKQAINGIDVQPVHRSYRFEQGFTFELNLSGVSDAARREFLDNGGER; from the coding sequence ATGTCGACACCGATCACCACAGACCGGGGCGAGCCCGGGATCACCACCGTCACGGTGAACGCGCCACCGGTGAACGCACTCACCGTGCGCGGCTGGTTCGACCTCGCCGAGGCGGTCACCGCCGCCGGCAGGGACCCTGCCTGCCACGTCGTGCTGCTGCGCGCGGAGGGGCGCGGGTTCAACGCGGGCGTCGACCTCAAGGAAATCCAGCGCGACGACGGGTTCCACGCGCTGATCGGCGCGAACCAGGGTTGCGCGGCCGCGTTCTCCGCGATCTACGACTGCGCGGTGCCCGTCATCGCCGCGGTACACGGGTTCTGCCTCGGTGGCGGGATCGGCCTCGTCGGGAACGCCGACGTGGTGGTCGCGTCCGAGGACGCGAGTTTCGGACTGCCCGAAGTGGACCGTGGCGCGCTCGGCGCGGCGACACACCTGGCGCGGCTGGTCCCCCAGCACCTGATGCGCGCGCTGTACTACACCGCGAGCACCATCGACGCGCACCAGCTGCACCACCACGGTTCGGTGTACGCGGTGGTGCCGAGGGGCGAGTTGGACGAGGCGGCGCTCGAGGTCGCCAGGCGGATCGCAACCAAGGACACCGCGGTGATCCGGGCCGCGAAGCAGGCCATCAACGGGATCGACGTGCAGCCGGTGCACCGTAGCTACCGGTTCGAGCAGGGGTTCACCTTCGAGCTCAACCTGTCCGGCGTCTCCGACGCGGCACGGCGGGAGTTCCTGGACAACGGAGGGGAACGCTGA
- a CDS encoding NAD(P)H-dependent flavin oxidoreductase produces MPTRLTELAGIRHPVVQTGMGWVAGPRLVSATAEAGGLGILASATMSYDELAAAIAETRGRTGEPFGVNLRADAEDASRRVDLLIRENVRVASFALAPRRELIDRLKDAGVVVIPSVGAARHAEKVAGWGADAVLVQGGEGGGHTGGVATTLLLPSVLDAVDIPVIAAGGFFDGRGLAAALAYGAAGVAMGTRFLLTRESTVPEEVKRAYLDRGLGDTVVTRKVDGLPHRVLRTGLVDSLERSGTVGSLVRSVRNAARFRRLTGSSWRSMLAEGLAMKRGTDRSWAQVLMAANTPMLLRAGLVGGDTSAGVLASGQVVGLLDDLPSVSELLGTMVDDAAGILRALGGR; encoded by the coding sequence CTGCCGACCCGGTTGACCGAGCTGGCCGGTATCCGGCATCCGGTGGTGCAGACCGGTATGGGCTGGGTGGCCGGGCCGCGGCTGGTGTCGGCCACCGCGGAGGCGGGCGGGCTCGGCATCCTGGCCTCGGCCACCATGTCCTACGACGAACTGGCCGCGGCGATCGCCGAGACCCGCGGTCGTACCGGGGAGCCGTTCGGCGTCAACCTGCGCGCGGACGCCGAGGACGCGTCGCGCCGGGTCGACCTGCTGATTCGGGAGAACGTGCGGGTCGCCTCGTTCGCGCTGGCGCCCCGCAGGGAGCTGATCGACCGGCTCAAGGACGCCGGGGTGGTGGTCATCCCCTCGGTCGGGGCGGCGCGGCACGCGGAGAAGGTGGCCGGCTGGGGCGCGGACGCCGTCCTGGTGCAGGGTGGCGAGGGTGGCGGGCACACCGGCGGGGTGGCGACCACGCTGCTGCTGCCCTCGGTGCTGGACGCGGTGGACATCCCGGTGATCGCCGCGGGCGGGTTCTTCGACGGTCGGGGCCTCGCCGCGGCACTCGCCTACGGTGCGGCGGGTGTCGCGATGGGCACCAGGTTCCTGCTGACCAGGGAGAGCACCGTGCCGGAGGAGGTGAAGCGGGCCTATCTGGACCGCGGACTCGGCGACACGGTGGTCACCCGCAAGGTCGACGGGCTGCCGCACCGGGTGCTGCGTACCGGACTGGTGGATTCGCTCGAACGATCCGGCACGGTCGGCAGCCTGGTTCGTTCTGTTCGCAACGCGGCGCGCTTCCGCAGGCTGACCGGGTCGTCCTGGCGATCCATGCTGGCCGAGGGGCTGGCCATGAAACGCGGTACCGATCGCAGCTGGGCACAGGTGCTCATGGCCGCGAACACCCCGATGTTGTTGCGCGCGGGCCTGGTCGGCGGAGACACCTCCGCGGGGGTGCTCGCCTCCGGGCAGGTGGTCGGCCTGCTGGACGATCTGCCGAGCGTGTCCGAGCTGCTCGGGACGATGGTGGACGACGCCGCCGGGATCCTCCGCGCACTCGGCGGCCGGTGA
- a CDS encoding SDR family oxidoreductase has translation MVDDRVVIVTGAGRGIGRAHALAFAAEGARVVVNDAGTGLAGDGASGGPAQRVVSEIVAAGGSAVASTDDVADWAGAENLVRTALEEFGRLDVLVNNAGFLRDRMLVNLGEDEWDAVIRVHLKGHFAPMRHAVAHWRAEAKAGRTPSARVINTSSGAGLLGSIGQGNYSAAKAGVAGLTVVAAAEFARYGVTVNAIAPAARTRMTERAFAEDMAAPEDGFDAMAPENISPLVVWLGSTESAEVTGRVFEVDGGRVSLAQAWRHGPAADKGARWEPAELGPVVAGLIAEAAEPEPVYGA, from the coding sequence ATGGTCGACGACCGGGTCGTGATCGTCACCGGCGCGGGTCGCGGGATCGGCCGCGCGCACGCCCTCGCCTTCGCCGCGGAAGGCGCGCGGGTGGTGGTCAACGATGCCGGTACCGGACTGGCGGGGGACGGCGCGTCCGGCGGCCCCGCGCAGCGGGTGGTGTCCGAGATCGTCGCCGCGGGCGGCAGCGCGGTGGCCAGCACCGACGACGTGGCCGACTGGGCCGGCGCGGAGAACCTGGTGCGGACCGCGCTCGAGGAGTTCGGCCGGCTGGACGTGCTGGTGAACAATGCCGGCTTCCTGCGGGACCGGATGCTGGTGAACCTCGGCGAGGACGAGTGGGACGCGGTGATCAGGGTCCACCTGAAGGGGCATTTCGCGCCGATGCGGCATGCCGTGGCGCACTGGCGCGCCGAGGCCAAGGCCGGCAGGACCCCGAGCGCGAGGGTGATCAACACCAGCTCCGGCGCCGGCCTGCTCGGTAGCATCGGGCAGGGCAACTACTCGGCGGCCAAGGCCGGGGTCGCCGGGCTGACCGTGGTGGCGGCGGCGGAGTTCGCCCGCTACGGGGTCACGGTCAACGCGATCGCGCCGGCGGCGCGGACCCGGATGACCGAACGGGCCTTCGCCGAGGACATGGCGGCGCCGGAGGACGGGTTCGACGCGATGGCGCCGGAGAACATCTCCCCGCTGGTGGTCTGGCTGGGCAGCACGGAGTCCGCCGAGGTCACCGGCCGGGTGTTCGAAGTGGATGGTGGCAGGGTGTCGCTGGCGCAGGCGTGGCGGCACGGGCCCGCCGCGGACAAGGGCGCGCGCTGGGAGCCCGCCGAGCTCGGGCCGGTGGTGGCCGGGCTGATCGCCGAGGCCGCCGAGCCGGAGCCGGTCTACGGCGCCTGA
- a CDS encoding CoA transferase subunit A, with the protein MADKRTTADEVVAELTDGMTIGIGGWGSRRKPMALVRAILRSSLTDLTVVSYGGPDVGLLASAGRIRRLVFGFVTLDSIPFDPWFNRVREAGEIEVTEYDEGLFGTGLSAAAQRLPFLPSRAGLGSDVPRLNPGLRTVRSPYEDGEELLAVPALRLDAALLHLNRGDARGNVQYLGPDPYFDDLFALAARRCYVSVERVVETPELTASAPVQSLLLNRGSVHGVVESPHGAHFTTAVPDYGRDEAFQRHYVESAKDPEAWPRFVDRFLSGDEAGYQAEVTRFAEEAA; encoded by the coding sequence ATGGCGGACAAGCGGACGACCGCGGACGAGGTGGTCGCGGAACTGACCGACGGAATGACCATCGGAATCGGCGGCTGGGGCTCCCGCCGCAAACCGATGGCACTGGTGCGGGCGATCCTGCGCTCCTCGCTCACCGACCTGACCGTGGTGTCCTACGGCGGTCCCGATGTCGGCCTGCTGGCCTCGGCCGGCCGGATCCGCAGGCTGGTGTTCGGGTTCGTCACCCTGGACTCGATCCCGTTCGACCCGTGGTTCAACCGGGTCCGTGAGGCGGGTGAGATCGAGGTGACCGAGTACGACGAGGGCCTGTTCGGAACCGGGCTTTCCGCCGCCGCGCAACGACTTCCGTTCCTGCCGAGCCGGGCGGGCCTCGGCTCGGACGTGCCGAGGCTGAACCCGGGGCTGCGCACCGTGCGCTCCCCCTACGAGGACGGCGAGGAACTGCTCGCGGTACCCGCGCTCCGGCTGGACGCCGCGCTACTGCACCTCAACCGGGGGGACGCGCGGGGCAATGTGCAGTACCTCGGCCCGGACCCGTACTTCGACGACCTGTTCGCGCTCGCCGCCCGGCGGTGTTACGTCTCGGTGGAACGGGTCGTCGAGACACCCGAGCTGACCGCTTCGGCGCCGGTGCAGAGCCTGTTGCTGAACCGTGGCTCGGTGCACGGCGTGGTGGAGTCGCCGCACGGCGCGCATTTCACCACTGCCGTTCCGGACTACGGCAGGGATGAGGCTTTCCAGCGGCACTACGTCGAGTCCGCGAAGGACCCCGAGGCCTGGCCGCGGTTCGTCGACCGGTTCCTGTCCGGGGACGAGGCCGGATACCAGGCCGAGGTCACCAGGTTCGCCGAGGAGGCAGCGTGA
- a CDS encoding cytochrome P450, with amino-acid sequence MGSSLIPAGFDFTDPDLYATRLPLAEFAELRRTAPVWWNPQPHNKAGFGDNGYWVVTRLEDVKEVSKDSELFSSREKTAIIRFDETMTEEGLDANRLVLLNMDAPQHTKLRRIVSKGFTPRAIGRLEEALRDRARQIVEQAKAKGSGDFVADVACELPLQAIAELLGIPQEDRGKIFDWSNQMIGYDDPEYDVEPIAASAELVGYAWNMAEQRRACPMDDIVTRLVQADIDGESLSSDEFGFFVILLAVAGNETTRNAITHGMKAFLDHPEQWELYKQQRPKTAPDEIVRWATPVVAFQRTATADTMLGGQHIARGDRVGMFYSSANFDPEVFAEPAKFDILRDPNPHVGFGGTGSHYCIGANLARLEIDLIFNAIADSMPDIREVSVPDRLRSGWLNGIKHYQVAYE; translated from the coding sequence ATGGGCTCGTCGTTGATCCCCGCGGGTTTCGATTTCACCGATCCCGACCTGTACGCCACCCGCCTGCCGCTGGCGGAGTTCGCCGAGCTGCGCCGGACCGCGCCGGTGTGGTGGAACCCGCAGCCGCACAACAAGGCGGGCTTCGGGGACAACGGGTACTGGGTGGTCACCCGCCTCGAGGACGTCAAGGAGGTGTCCAAGGACAGCGAGCTGTTCTCCTCCCGGGAGAAGACGGCGATCATCCGGTTCGACGAGACCATGACGGAGGAGGGCCTGGACGCCAACCGGCTGGTGCTGCTGAACATGGACGCCCCGCAGCACACCAAGCTGCGCCGGATCGTCTCCAAGGGCTTCACCCCACGGGCGATCGGCAGGCTGGAGGAAGCCCTGCGGGACCGGGCCCGGCAGATCGTCGAACAGGCCAAGGCGAAGGGCAGCGGGGACTTCGTCGCGGACGTCGCCTGTGAGCTGCCGCTACAGGCCATCGCCGAACTGCTCGGCATCCCGCAGGAGGACCGGGGCAAGATCTTCGACTGGTCCAACCAGATGATCGGCTACGACGACCCCGAGTACGATGTGGAACCGATCGCCGCCTCCGCGGAGCTCGTGGGCTACGCGTGGAACATGGCAGAGCAACGGCGCGCCTGCCCGATGGACGATATCGTCACCAGGCTGGTGCAGGCCGATATCGACGGTGAGTCGCTGTCCTCGGACGAGTTCGGCTTCTTCGTCATCCTGCTCGCCGTCGCAGGCAACGAGACGACGCGCAACGCGATCACCCATGGCATGAAGGCCTTTCTGGATCATCCGGAGCAGTGGGAGCTGTACAAGCAGCAGCGTCCGAAGACGGCACCGGACGAGATCGTGCGCTGGGCGACGCCCGTGGTGGCCTTCCAGCGCACCGCGACCGCGGACACGATGCTCGGTGGGCAGCACATTGCCAGGGGCGACCGGGTGGGCATGTTCTACAGCTCGGCCAACTTCGACCCCGAGGTCTTCGCGGAACCGGCGAAGTTCGACATCCTGCGCGATCCCAATCCGCATGTCGGCTTCGGCGGAACCGGGTCGCACTACTGCATCGGCGCGAACCTCGCCCGGCTGGAGATCGACCTGATCTTCAACGCGATCGCCGACAGTATGCCGGACATCCGGGAGGTTTCCGTGCCGGACCGGCTGCGCTCGGGCTGGCTGAACGGCATCAAGCACTACCAGGTCGCCTACGAGTAA
- a CDS encoding sugar O-acetyltransferase: MGEQKERMLRGERYQDSDPELVAERRRAQELVDEFNGTGAGEAERRGRILGTLLGRIGSGSWVMPRFQCDYGYLIEIGSNSFLNYDAILLDCARITIGDDVSIGPRAQLLTALHPMEDHEARRARWEAAAPITIGDNVWFGGGVIVCPGVAVGENTVVGAGSVVTRDLPPRVFAAGNPCRVVREL, encoded by the coding sequence GTGGGTGAGCAGAAGGAGCGCATGCTGCGCGGCGAGCGGTACCAGGACAGCGACCCGGAACTCGTCGCCGAGCGGCGGCGGGCGCAGGAGCTCGTGGACGAGTTCAACGGGACCGGTGCGGGCGAGGCGGAGCGGCGGGGGCGGATTCTGGGCACGCTGCTGGGCCGGATCGGGTCGGGATCGTGGGTCATGCCGCGGTTCCAGTGCGACTACGGCTACCTGATCGAGATCGGGTCGAACAGCTTCCTCAACTACGACGCGATCCTGCTGGACTGCGCGCGGATCACCATCGGCGACGACGTGTCCATCGGGCCACGGGCGCAGCTGCTTACCGCACTGCACCCGATGGAGGACCACGAGGCGCGGCGGGCCCGCTGGGAGGCCGCGGCGCCGATCACGATCGGCGACAACGTGTGGTTCGGCGGCGGGGTGATCGTCTGCCCCGGGGTCGCCGTGGGGGAGAACACCGTCGTCGGCGCGGGCAGTGTGGTGACGAGGGACCTGCCACCGCGGGTGTTCGCCGCGGGCAACCCGTGCCGGGTCGTTCGCGAGCTGTGA
- a CDS encoding SDR family oxidoreductase: MTLELRLDGAVVLVTGGVRGVGAGIARSFLRAGARVVVCARHAPERPVTAGGAEAEFLPCDVREPEQVGRLVGELVDRHGRLDVLVNNAGGAPFADAATASPRFHSKVVALNLLAPLTVAQQANSLMQQQESGGAIVNVSSVSGCRASPGTAAYGAAKAGLDNLTASLAVEWAPKVRVNALDVGMVRTELAHLHYGDEAGVAAVGSVVPLRRLAEPEEVGACAVFLASPLASYVSGAALAVHGGGEVPAFLSASTAELSGEKS, encoded by the coding sequence GTGACACTGGAGCTGCGGCTCGACGGCGCGGTCGTGCTGGTGACCGGCGGCGTGCGCGGGGTGGGGGCCGGGATCGCCAGATCCTTCCTCCGTGCCGGCGCGCGGGTCGTGGTCTGTGCGCGGCACGCACCGGAGCGGCCGGTGACCGCGGGCGGTGCGGAGGCCGAGTTCCTGCCCTGCGACGTCCGTGAGCCCGAACAGGTCGGCCGGCTGGTCGGCGAGCTCGTGGATCGGCACGGACGGCTGGACGTGCTGGTGAACAACGCGGGCGGCGCGCCGTTCGCCGACGCCGCCACGGCATCCCCGCGGTTCCACAGCAAGGTGGTCGCGCTGAACCTGCTCGCCCCGCTCACCGTGGCGCAGCAGGCCAACTCCCTGATGCAGCAACAGGAATCCGGCGGGGCGATCGTGAATGTCAGTAGCGTCAGCGGCTGCCGTGCCTCGCCGGGCACGGCGGCCTACGGCGCGGCCAAGGCCGGCCTGGACAACCTGACGGCCAGCCTGGCCGTGGAGTGGGCACCGAAGGTGCGGGTGAACGCGCTCGATGTCGGTATGGTGCGTACCGAGCTCGCGCACCTGCACTACGGCGACGAGGCCGGGGTGGCCGCCGTCGGTTCGGTGGTCCCGTTGCGGCGGCTGGCCGAGCCGGAGGAGGTGGGCGCCTGTGCGGTGTTCCTGGCCTCGCCGCTGGCGTCCTATGTGAGTGGTGCCGCGCTGGCGGTGCATGGCGGGGGCGAGGTCCCCGCGTTCCTTTCCGCCAGTACGGCCGAGTTGTCCGGGGAGAAATCGTGA
- a CDS encoding steroid 3-ketoacyl-CoA thiolase, with protein sequence MGEAVVVEAVRTPIGKRRGWLSGLHAAELLGAAQSALLERAGIEPTLVEQVIGGSVTQAGEQAGNVTRTAWLHAGLPQECGATTIDAQCGSAQQATHLVAGLIATGAIEVGIACGVEAMSRVPLGANRGTEAGSPRPESWSIDMPNQYGAAERIALRRGLTRRQVDALGVESQAKAARAWAEGRFDREVVPVKAPMLDENGFPTGETRLVRQDQGLRETTADGLARLSPVLEDGVHTAGTSSQISDGASALLLMDAGRARELGLRPRARIRAQALVGAEPYYHLDGPVQATERVLRQAGMTIGDPDLFEVNEAFAAVVLSWQQVHRPDAGRVNVNGGAIALGHPVGSTGTRLLTTALHELERRDGTCALVTMCAGGALSTGTVIERI encoded by the coding sequence GTGGGTGAGGCCGTCGTCGTCGAAGCCGTCCGTACCCCGATCGGCAAGCGGCGCGGGTGGCTGTCCGGGCTGCACGCGGCCGAGCTGCTGGGTGCCGCGCAGTCGGCGTTGCTGGAGCGGGCCGGCATCGAGCCGACCCTGGTGGAACAGGTCATCGGCGGCAGCGTCACGCAGGCCGGGGAGCAGGCGGGCAACGTCACCCGCACGGCCTGGCTACATGCCGGGCTGCCCCAGGAATGCGGCGCGACCACCATCGACGCCCAGTGCGGCTCGGCCCAGCAGGCCACCCACCTGGTCGCCGGGCTGATCGCCACCGGGGCGATCGAGGTCGGTATCGCCTGCGGGGTCGAGGCCATGAGCCGAGTCCCGCTGGGAGCCAACCGCGGCACGGAGGCGGGCTCACCCCGGCCGGAGTCCTGGTCCATCGACATGCCGAACCAGTACGGCGCGGCGGAGCGGATCGCCCTCCGCCGCGGGCTCACCAGGCGGCAGGTGGACGCGCTCGGGGTGGAATCCCAGGCCAAGGCGGCGCGGGCATGGGCGGAGGGCCGGTTCGACCGGGAGGTCGTTCCGGTGAAGGCTCCGATGCTGGACGAGAACGGGTTCCCGACCGGCGAGACCCGGTTGGTCCGCCAGGACCAGGGGCTGCGGGAGACCACCGCGGACGGGCTCGCCCGGCTGTCACCGGTGCTGGAGGACGGGGTGCACACCGCGGGCACCTCCTCGCAGATCTCCGACGGCGCCTCGGCCCTGCTGCTGATGGACGCCGGGCGGGCACGGGAGCTCGGGCTGCGACCCCGGGCCCGCATCCGCGCCCAGGCGCTGGTCGGCGCCGAGCCCTACTATCACCTGGACGGCCCCGTGCAGGCCACCGAACGGGTGCTGCGGCAGGCCGGGATGACCATCGGCGACCCCGACCTGTTCGAGGTGAACGAGGCCTTCGCCGCGGTGGTGCTGTCCTGGCAGCAGGTCCACCGGCCGGATGCGGGCAGGGTCAACGTGAACGGGGGCGCCATCGCCCTCGGTCACCCGGTCGGCAGCACCGGCACCCGGCTGCTCACCACCGCCCTGCACGAGCTGGAACGCCGGGACGGCACCTGCGCGCTGGTCACGATGTGCGCGGGCGGCGCGCTGTCCACCGGCACCGTCATCGAGCGAATATAG